A single genomic interval of Vanessa atalanta chromosome 12, ilVanAtal1.2, whole genome shotgun sequence harbors:
- the LOC125067838 gene encoding uncharacterized protein LOC125067838, translated as MLLKLILLNLLLAASEANERHKRYLVYPDGGPARAQFIIGLGVPVDLKEASVTVGTVIKFQYDLPTNSTEYTSRIYGFANTVSRDMGGELSEDAEESNDIDSDTSRDINDIDDDAVNSGNDTLVDITFDDKRRKRSLMYSEGYSGNSIDKLDVNTELPLEEAIRRQEIIDEKHLEAEEEPQRMNRWDFYKIMEHMIERYGYSGRPCLLRSICEAAEVPFTYENGLLGEIGHILFTPSTTKDSLSHHTDNEYHAAERLGREAGNSCEMMFPECESSILETFTGIGMETLHKFGLF; from the exons ATGTTGCTGAAGTTAATTTTGCTCAATTTACTGTTAGCGGCATCCGAAGCAAACGAAAGACACAAAAGGTACCTCGTCTACCCGGACGGCGGCCCCGCCAGAGCTCAG TTTATCATCGGTTTGGGTGTCCCTGTTGATTTAAAAGAAGCTTCTGTCACAGTCGGTACTgtcataaaatttcaatatgatTTACCAACAAATAGTACTGAATACACGAGTCGAATTTATGGATTCGCGAACACGGTATCGAGAGATATGGGCGGTGAATTATCAGAAGATGCTGAAGAATCAAATGATATTGACTCAGACACGTCTAGAGATATAAACGACATAGATGATGATGCCGTCAATAGTGGTAATGATACGTTAGTAGATATAACATTTGATGATAAAAGAAGAAAACGATCACTTATGTATTCAGAAGGTTATTCTGGAAATTCTATTGACAAATTAGATGTCAACACTGAATTACCTTTAGAAGAAGCGATTAGACGTCAAgaaattattgatgaaaaacATTTAGAAGCAGAAGAAGAACCGCAAAGGATGAACAGATGGGATTTCTATAAAATCATGGAACACATGATCGAAAG GTACGGCTATTCAGGTAGACCTTGCTTGCTGCGGAGCATCTGCGAGGCAGCTGAGGTGCCTTTCACATACGAGAACGGGTTGCTTGGAGAAATTGGTCATATATTATTCAC gCCATCAACGACTAAAGACAGCTTGTCACATCACACTGACAATGAATACCACGCGGCAGAGAGGCTCGGAAGGGAAGCTGGCAACAGCTGTGAGATGATGTTCCCCGAATGTGAATCATCGATACTGGAAACCTTTACTGGTATTGGAATGGAAACCTTGCACAAATTTgggttgttttaa
- the LOC125067861 gene encoding uncharacterized protein LOC125067861, translating into MVWTRTVLLLTALYMSRCGGHDVAKRGLIFPPTSLYGTFLAIAVPLDIPDRNVFVSYNFESNYAVISNITQIDEVIFPNLPVVTARHSRSITRELAYTTLETKFKEHGMEGKSCMLRNICEAAETPLHHNGLLGHIMHIVFTPSSSKEEGLDDEYYQAEADGLRGDCDKYLDLCPFSLFDVVTRLVEIRH; encoded by the exons ATGGTGTGGACTCGAACTGTACTTTTACT GACTGCACTGTATATGTCTCGTTGTGGTGGGCACGATGTGGCCAAGAGAGGCCTAATCTTTCCACCTACAAGTTTATATGGA ACGTTCCTTGCTATTGCCGTACCCCTCGACATACCGGACAGGAATGTATTCGTTTCCTACAATTTTGAGTCCAACTACGCAGTCATCAGCAACATCACCCAGATCGATGAAGTTATATTCCCAAATCTACCC GTGGTTACTGCACGTCACAGCCGAAGCATAACACGGGAGTTGGCATACACGACTCTGGAAACGAAATTCAAAGA ACACGGTATGGAGGGGAAGAGCTGTATGCTTCGGAATATTTGCGAGGCCGCTGAAACGCCGCTTCATCACAACGGTCTCTTGGGACACATAATGCATATTGTTTTCAC ACCGTCTTCATCAAAAGAGGAAGGTTTAGACGACGAGTATTACCAAGCAGAGGCAGACGGTCTGAGAGGCGACTGTGACAAATATCTCGACCTCTGCCCTTTTAGTCTCTTTGACGTTGTGACCAGACTCGTTGAAATACGACATTAA
- the LOC125067898 gene encoding uncharacterized protein LOC125067898, translated as MWINRKLIIICVLHVALNTRTTAVKRQRRYLLFTPSTQWGVFATVSVPLPGDTLVSVAWFFEANYYNVDNATYLEPLLGDIDAPSLPHLRKSRDNKQFLTRRSLYIFIEDMLERHGYPRLCLLRTICENSSQFLHNGVLGDLLHLILTPSASISEDDVDDSYYEAEYWGLENKCEDYINLCQINPIERISMVL; from the exons ATGTGGATAAAtcgaaaattaattat TATCTGTGTACTTCATGTAGCACTTAATACACGAACAACAGCAGTAAAAAGGCAAAGAAGATATCTATTATTCACACCAAGCACACAGTGGGGA gtgtTCGCAACTGTTTCTGTACCGCTACCAGGTGACACATTGGTGAGCGTCGCTTGGTTTTTCGAAGCGAATTACTATAACGTGGACAATGCAACCTATTTGGAACCATTGCTTGGAGATATTGAC GCACCAAGTCTCCCTCACCTAAGGAAATCCAGAGACAACAAACAGTTTTTAACTCGACGgagtttgtacatatttattgagGATATGCTAGAAag ACACGGTTACCCGAGGCTATGCTTACTCAGGACCATTTGTGAGAACTCTTCGCAATTCTTGCATAACGGCGTCCTAGGCGATTTACTCCATCTTATTCTTAC gCCTTCAGCGTCCATATCAGAAGACGATGTTGATGATTCCTACTACGAGGCGGAATACTGGGGCCTGGAGAACAAATGCGAGGACTACATCAATCTTTGTCAAATCAATCCTATCGAGAGAATTTCaatggtattataa